The Pyrenophora tritici-repentis strain M4 chromosome 2, whole genome shotgun sequence genome window below encodes:
- a CDS encoding DUF2370 multi-domain protein has product MRGNPQPEDEPPVTPGIQRRVTELPVFNPQAPSNGRVYGGGNGGVWANLSAKPTRGEDAEEKPPTYEQAAADATPPYWETTILAPGTFGDEVFVEGLPVGSLFSFLWNAMISMSFQLVGFLLTYLLHTTHAAKNGSRAGLGITLVQFGFGFRTAVLSPNNGSNDNPGQGFDGGVPSDPNAHDFDPDQVASGNTGGSDMTPANSAITGSDWVAYGLMIVGWFILIKSVSDFIRARRHEQLVLQSPDRGLGVAVIAEGEHPERSV; this is encoded by the exons ATGCGGGGGAACCCCCAGCCCGAGGACGAGCCGCCTGTGACGCCAGGCATCCAACGACGAGTAACGGAACTTCCAGTATTCAACCCACAGGCACCGAGTAACGGGCGGGTGTACGGTGGTGGAAATGGTGGCGTATGGGCAAATCTGAGCGCAAAGCCAACAAGAGGAGAGGACGCTGAGGAGAAGCCTCCG ACATACGAACAAGCCGCCGCTGACGCAACACCACCCTACTGGGAAACCACCATTCTCGCCCCTGGTACTTTTGGCGACGAAGTCTTTGTCGAAGGACTTCCTGTCGGCTCCCTCTTCAGCTTCCTCTGGAACGCCATGATATCCATGTCTTTCCAACTCGTCGGTTTCCTGCTCACCTACCTCCTCCACACCACCCACGCCGCAAAGAACGGATCGCGCGCTGGTCTCGGCATCACCCTCGTACAATTCGGTTTCGGCTTCCGCACCGCCGTCCTCAGCCCAAACAACGGCAGCAACGACAACCCAGGCCAAGGCTTCGACGGCGGCGTACCCAGCGATCCCAATGCGCACGACTTTGACCCCGATCAGGTGGCTAGTGGAAACACGGGCGGCAGTGACATGACGCCTGCGAATAGCGCCATAACAGGCAGCGATTGGGTCGCATATGGACTTATGATTGTCGGCTGGTTCATCTTGATTAAGAGTGTTTCGGATTTCATCCGCGCGAGGCGGCACGAACAACTCGTGCTACAATCACCCGACCGCGGTCTAGGTGTTGCTGTGATTGCAGAGGGAGAACACCCAGAGCGCAGTGTATAG
- a CDS encoding SPX domain-containing protein, with protein sequence MKFGHLFKQTLRDEGFPPEWVDSAISYSQLKKCIKRLTDELRQVGLDPTTLSKLLKHVEDYNASTQQDDDQERPFEYILDPESSKNDASPSPKAFHPKLVFYVNETSGEVLSAKLDDETKRKLQMLAVETGMSDMHMFDESSPPLKSPDSGTGTISPPFPTRQDSTRKGHSPTRSRPGYRTVLVPITSDTEFFTRLTSEVSGLEKLQEREQKRMNVQIEALGKQVSKLTDPDRRANRKMLKAWRQIFQIYVEEGIFFGTTELDHKSHDSEKAMARLAGFSNKIAKAGLVEKLKKKDNIQALNSFMHINREILQGLRFGEINHNAMVKILKKFDKRTALGVKSTFPRQVEYPEFSEHLAKAVCAQVNTQILSHVPQIDDYSCPMCMEIQWRPVKLSCNHTFCIRCLIVMQNNKQYNCPFCREKTVFSANSENLDTKQAAFLKKWFPDEVKSKQRYNELMAGVDQYGEVYATEKFLRGGSLWHMI encoded by the exons ATGAAGTTCGGCCATCTATTCAAGCAAACCCTGCGCGATGAGGGTTTCCCGCCCGAATGGGTCGACTCCGCCATTTCCTACTCGCAGCTTAAGAAGTGCATAAAACGACTTACCGACGAACTGCGGCAGGTGGGCCTTGATCCCACTACTTTGTCCAAGCTTCTGAAGCACGTCGAGGACTACAACGCATCTACTCAACAAGACGATGACCAGGAACGTCCTTTTGAATACATCCTGGACCCTGAGAGTTCCAAGAACGATGCATCGCCGTCGCCCAAGGCTTTCCACCCAAAGCTGGTCTTTTACGTGAACGAAACTAGCGGAGAAGTGCTAAGCGCTAAGCTAGACGATGAAACCAAGCGCAAGCTACAGATGCTCGCCGTCGAGACTGGCATGTCTGACATGCACATGTTTGATGAATCCAGTCCGCCGTTGAAATCTCCGGATTCTGGCACTGGTACCATCAGTCCTCCATTTCCGACCCGACAAGACTCTACTCGAAAAGGACACAGCCCCACGCGGAGTCGCCCTGGGTACCGGACAGTACTAGTACCCATCACCTCTGACACGGAGTTCTTCACCCGGCTCACTAGCGAGGTGTCAGGGCTAGAGAAGCTGCAAGAGCGGGAGCAGAAGCGGATGAACGTCCAGATTGAAGCACTGGGGAAGCAGGTATCCAAGCTAACGGATCCTGATCGGCGGGCCAATAGGAAGATGCTCAAAGCCTGGCGACAAATCTTCCAGATATACGTCGAAGAGGGCATCTTTTTTGGCACGACGGAACTCGACCACAAGTCGCATGATTCGGAAAAGGCAATGGCCAGACTTGCTGGTTTCTCCAACAAAATCGCAAAGGCGGGGTTAGTGGAGAAGTTGAAGAAAAAGGACAACATCCAGGCCTTGAACTCGTTCATGCACATTAACCGCGAGATACTGCAAGGACTCCGTTTCGGAGAGATTAATCACAACGCCATGGTGAAGATCTTGAAAA AATTCGACAAACGCACAGCCCTAGGAGTAAAATCTACGTTCCCCCGCCAAGTCGAATACCCCGAATTCTCCGAACATCTCGCAAAAGCAGTCTGCGCACAAGTAAACACGCAAATCCTCTCCCACGTCCCACAAATAGACGACTACTCGTGCCCCATGTGCATGGAAATTCAATGGCGCCCCGTCAAACTCAGCTGCAACCACACGTTTTGTATCCGCTGCCTGATCGTTATGCAGAACAATAAACAGTACAACTGCCCGTTTTGCAGGGAGAAGACTGTGTTTAGTGCGAACTCGGAAAATCTGGATACCAAGCAGGCAGCGTTTTTGAAAAAGTGGTTCCCTGATGAGGTGAAGAGTAAACAGCGGTACAATGAGCTCATGGCAGGCGTGGATCAGTATGGTGAGGTTTATGCGACTGAAAA GTTTCTCCGCGGTGGCAGTTTATG GCATATGATCTAA
- a CDS encoding RING-finger-containing ubiquitin ligase codes for MSILFQPSNPSEEPYKSASIDTNMQKIHIPVGIVDRLRTVFEQKISEHQYERDGVYAERTMKALDKLDRNDMTYAEQLRNVEFITLFHLPENLATFIRDHDNFYRATLRCRKRVDEAKSGMTNMSTLTGVKYRIRSLRNSVLLDVLKEEPIDLMKEDPNVEQEFNDLAILFKLQMLTTLTQLDMLNQEIMHDTEMENVGSDHDINDFGQVVPSHRMRLRGKEEVSQERDHSVLCCICLAQYDGTKHTAFRLNVCDHIIGKPCMDAWLNSTSNNSTLCPHCRAHICTRRPRRPTISNATAEMLEDRTRLQTHIMRAVDLAAQASEVYFDVYSGSDEHDKANHVEFSDEDWKDKLIRQLNRRLATNQVNYMFLLMWNDVGSGLIWRLEETDVAFRELGA; via the coding sequence ATGTCAATCCTATTTCAACCCAGCAATCCGTCCGAAGAGCCATACAAGTCCGCATCAATCGATACCAATATGCAGAAAATACATATCCCTGTGGGCATAGTCGATCGCCTTCGTACTGTCTTCGAGCAGAAGATTTCTGAGCACCAATATGAGCGCGATGGAGTATATGCCGAACGCACTATGAAAGCTCTGGACAAACTTGATCGTAACGACATGACATACGCAGAACAACTACGAAATGTAGAGTTTATAACTCTCTTTCACCTTCCCGAAAACCTCGCTACGTTTATCCGGGACCATGATAACTTCTACCGCGCAACTCTACGATGCCGAAAGCGCGTGGATGAGGCTAAAAGCGGGATGACGAACATGAGCACATTGACTGGAGTCAAATATCGGATTAGGAGCCTCCGAAATTCGGTCTTGCTAGATGTCCTCAAAGAAGAGCCAATCGACCTGATGAAAGAAGACCCAAACGTTGAGCAAGAGTTCAATGATTTGGCAATCCTATTCAAACTGCAGATGCTGACGACCCTTACACAACTGGATATGTTGAACCAAGAAATAATGCATGACACCGAAATGGAGAATGTTGGTTCAGACCACGACATCAACGATTTCGGTCAAGTCGTCCCATCACACCGGATGCGTCTTCGAGGGAAAGAGGAAGTTTCGCAAGAAAGAGATCATTCAGTGCTCTGCTGCATCTGCCTCGCTCAATACGATGGCACCAAGCATACCGCATTTCGCCTAAATGTCTGCGATCACATCATCGGAAAACCTTGTATGGATGCCTGGCTCAACAGTACCTCTAATAATAGTACTCTCTGCCCACATTGTCGCGCACACATCTGCACTCGCCGCCCACGCCGCCCGACAATCTCAAACGCGACGGCAGAGATGCTAGAAGATCGTACCAGGTTGCAGACGCACATCATGCGAGCTGTTGACCTCGCAGCACAGGCAAGTGAGGTATACTTTGATGTGTATAGCGGTAGCGATGAGCACGATAAAGCCAATCATGTTGAGTTTAGTGACGAGGATTGGAAGGACAAGTTGATCAGGCAGCTGAACAGGAGGTTGGCTACAAATCAAGTCAACTATATGTTCCTGTTGATGTGGAATGACGTAGGGAGTGGCTTGATCTGGCGGTTAGAGGAGACGGACGTGGCGTTCAGGGAGCTAGGGGCGTGA
- a CDS encoding MHT1, Homocysteine-selenocysteine methylase (S-methylmethionine-dependent), whose protein sequence is MTFTAPPNRLSAHIVKGSPLILDGALATYLETLGADISGALWSASILLDQPSLIKQTHLDYYRANANVAITASYQASIPGLVKHLQLNEKEAKDVVKKSVELAQEARDQYITESTAKVGNQLFIAGSVGPYGAFLADGSEYRGDYSIPKEEMKDFHRGRIQALVEAGVDILACETIPSKAETEAIIDLLTTEFASTEAWFGFTLRDSEHISDGTSLAEIAALFDNVQQVVALGFNCVPDDLSVAALKTLKPLVKRGTLVVYPNSGEQWNAQAREWEGKRTEGSSLAEKTREWRDAGAGLIGGCCRTTPKDIGVMKQALE, encoded by the coding sequence ATGACTTTTACAGCCCCACCAAACAGATTATCCGCACACATCGTAAAGGGGTCTCCCCTAATCCTAGACGGCGCACTGGCGACCTATCTCGAGACCCTTGGAGCAGACATAAGCGGTGCACTATGGTCCGCCTCCATCCTCCTGGACCAACCATCGTTGATCAAGCAAACACACCTCGACTATTACCGCGCAAACGCAAATGTCGCAATCACAGCATCGTACCAAGCATCCATTCCCGGGCTAGTCAAGCATCTGCAACTGAACGAAAAGGAAGCCAAAGACGTGGTCAAAAAGAGTGTGGAACTCGCCCAAGAGGCTCGAGACCAATACATCACTGAATCGACTGCAAAAGTCGGAAACCAGCTGTTCATTGCAGGAAGCGTAGGCCCCTATGGTGCGTTTCTCGCAGATGGCTCGGAATACCGCGGCGACTACTCTATCCCCAAAGAGGAGATGAAAGACTTCCACAGAGGACGCATTCAAGCTCTAGTAGAAGCCGGTGTAGATATCCTTGCCTGCGAGACAATACCATCAAAAGCAGAAACTGAGGCCATAATCGACCTCTTAACCACGGAATTTGCTTCGACAGAAGCCTGGTTTGGCTTCACCCTCCGAGACAGCGAGCATATCAGCGACGGGACGTCTCTGGCTGAGATCGCTGCATTATTCGATAACGTACAGCAAGTTGTTGCTCTAGGGTTCAACTGTGTGCCTGATGACCTCTCAGTGGCTGCACTCAAGACATTAAAACCGCTAGTGAAGCGGGGGACGCTAGTTGTGTATCCTAATTCTGGGGAGCAATGGAACGCGCAAGCGAGAGAATGGGAAGGAAAGAGGACAGAGGGATCTAGTTTGGCTGAGAAGACGAGGGAATGGAGGGATGCTGGTGCGGGGCTGATTGGGGGGTGTTGTCGAACGACGCCAAAGGATATCGGAGTCATGAAGCAGGCTTTGGAATAG
- a CDS encoding WD40 repeat protein yields the protein MSGPPQGPGPVRAMSVGNGPPSAGLPPHSAMPPQGGPPPPGSSGPQSQQNLNQIVLEYLSKKGYVRTEAMLRKESEPQTNGQPLTAQSTEAGGAKYTKAFELLRKYTEDNLDLYRPELRKLLWPVFVYSFLDLVRDFYTKDAETFFTAYHGLFERDHDEDVKTLRQVRLQAHLQESRIAKLYLDNKYRITLTTMPFFNLVQFLESKHFDGGSTIIDVIREHLNIVTVDRTATAEKSIAAILASGHGEDELPAEDEGIPGHAPGHPLTTRHDPDADAARIRLQLGAYPQEQELQDDVRAALQDEDAKSAPRPGQLSLVEEFEQRIKREPTEDGPSREFVPLPPSLARDVSMEVQKIIEHRDRYKMEGRTGGVGPAVSVTMYTFHNTYDSINCIDFSGDNQLVAAGMNESYIRVWSMDGSPLTSPNDTANTQPSSSRRLVGHSGPVTAVAFSPSTANPDPNGPPTNSECLLSCSEDKTVRLWSLDTYTCLVAYRGHDNPVWDVQWGPYGHYFLTGSNDRTARLWSTDHIEPLRIYVGHDNDVDCVTFHPNNLYIFTGSCDRTVRMWHIAGGNCLRLFTGHTGNVTAISCSPDGKTLASADDAGNIILWTLDTGRRKKRMRGHGKGGIWSLSWSVESSVLVSAGADKTVRVWDVLQEPSEKATDGVAAKADGAMTTKGASGTTVTGKKTSKETGVSADQISVFPTKESPVYKVQFTRMNLVLAGGAYLPTRP from the exons ATGTCGGGGCCCCCGCAAGGGCCCGGGCCTGTGAGGGCCATGAGCGTAGGGAATGGTCCGCCCAGTGCTGGCTTACCACCACACAGCGCGATGCCTCCGCAAGGCGGTCCACCACCACCAGGTTCTTCTGGACCGCAATCGCAGCAGAATTTGAACCAAATA GTACTTGAATATCTCTCCAAGAAGGGCTATGTCCGCACCGAAGCGATGCTCCGCAAGGAGTCCGAACCGCAAACCAACGGTCAGCCTCTGACAGCGCAGAGTACCGAAGCTGGCGGCGCGAAGTACACGAAGGCGTTTGAGCTTCTGCGCAAATACACCGAGGACAATTTGGACTTGTACAGGCCGGAGCTACGTAAGCTACTATGGCCTGTCTTCGTCTACTCGTTCTTGGACTTGGTTCGCGACTTCTACACAAAGGATGCAGAGACGTTCTTTACGGCCTATCACGGCTTGTTCGAGCGGGACCACGACGAGGACGTCAAGACACTTCGTCAGGTGCGGCTACAAGCTCACTTACAGGAGAGTCGCATAGCGAAGCTGTACCTCGACAACAAGTATCGTATAACGCTGACAACTATGCCATTCTTTAACCTAGTTCAATTCCTTGAATCCAAGCACTTTGACGGAGGTTCGACAATCATTGACGTCATTCGGGAGCACCTGAACATCGTCACAGTTGACCGAACTGCAACTGCGGAGAAAAGCATCGCAGCCATTCTTGCTAGCGGACATGGCGAAGACGAGCTTCCGGCAGAAGACGAAGGCATTCCAGGCCACGCTCCCGGTCATCCGCTCACCACGCGCCACGATCCTGACGCCGACGCAGCGCGCATTAGGCTGCAATTGGGGGCATACCCACAAGAGCAAGAGCTACAAGACGACGTTCGAGCTGCTCTGCAGgacgaggacgctaagtccGCGCCAAGACCAGGTCAGCTGAGTTTGGTAGAGGAATTTGAGCAACGTATTAAACGTGAGCCCACAGAGGACGGTCCGTCGCGTGAGTTTGTTCCTCTGCCACCCTCGCTTGCTCGCGACGTCTCCATGGAAGTTCAAAAGATCATTGAACACCGTGATCGCTACAAGATGGAAGGCAGAACTGGCGGTGTTGGTCCCGCCGTCAGCGTTACCATGTACACCTTTCACAACACGTACGACAG CATCAACTGCATAGACTTTTCAGGCGACAATCAGCTTGTAGCTGCTGGTATGAATGAGTCTTACATTCGTGTTTGGTCCATGGACGGCAGTCCTCTGACCTCCCCCAACGACACTGCCAACACCCAACCTTCATCTTCTCGGCGCTTAGTCGGTCACTCTGGTCCTGTAACTGCAGTCGCATTCTCTCCGTCGACTGCAAACCCTGATCCCAACGGACCTCCGACCAACTCGGAATGTCTGCTGTCCTGCTCGGAAGATAAGACTGTCCGACTATGGTCACTGGACACATACACTTGTCTTGTCGCCTACCGCGGCCATGATAATCCGGTATGGGACGTTCAGTGGGGACCCTATGGGCATTACTTCCTCACTGGCTCGAACGACCGCACTGCACGTCTTTGGTCAACCGATCATATTGAGCCTCTGCGCATCTACGTCGGCCATGACAATGACGTCGATTGTGTCACTTTCCATCCAAACAACCTCTACATCTTCACAGGCTCTTGCGACCGCACAGTACGCATGTGGCATATTGCCGGTGGCAACTGTCTGCGCCTGTTCACCGGTCACACTGGCAATGTCACAGCCATATCATGTTCTCCCGACGGTAAGACACTTGCGTCCGCCGACGATGCGGGCAACATCATACTGTGGACACTCGACACTGGCAGACGGAAGAAGCGCATGCGTGGACACGGCAAGGGTGGTATCTGGTCGCTTTCCTGGAGCGTCGAGTCCAGTGTCCTAGTCTCTGCTGGAGCGGACAAGACAGTACGCGTTTGGGATGTGCTGCAGGAGCCCAGCGAGAAGGCTACTGATGGTGTGGCTGCGAAGGCGGATGGTGCCATGACCACCAAAGGTGCAAGCGGAACGACGGTGACAGGAAAGAAGACCAGTAAGGAGACTGGTGTCTCGGCAGATCAGATCAGTGTGTTCCCAACAAAGGAGAGCCCCGTGTACAAGGTGCAGTTCACTCGAATGAACTTGGTCCTTGCTGGTGGTGCATATCTCCCGACTCGGCCTTAG
- a CDS encoding tubulin folding cofactor C: MTTTNLKEDFYRQFQKDVADLSAQISSLPSTPPASATRTEAIDACLAGIDRLSHDVKDASSYLPGYDQRTYSETIKSLSEQLQNIRNTFSPPKKFSFKNRKKDAAVAEPAAHVTQKTTDEQDTTTTTTPIAVPEQPSTLSHKSSTRITLPPPSSNASSEHTTSSPTLSHLTKCIVDLSPATQNGTTPFAALYLREISHSLIICGQVAGAIHITDVSDSVIVTACRQFRMHGSKNVDVYLHSSSRPIFEDCDGLRFAPLPGVYMTPDMAQSDNQWDQIDDFKWLKAEPSPHFTILPKGERVADEVWRDKVHSGDDVGLHDILKAVGVR; the protein is encoded by the exons ATGACCACCACAAATCTAAAAGAAGACTTCTACCGCCAATTCCAGAAAGATGTCGCAG ACCTCAGCGCGCAGATatcctccctcccctccacCCCACCCGCAAGCGCCACCCGCACCGAAGCAATCGACGCGTGTCTCGCAGGCATCGACCGCCTCTCACACGATGTAAAAGACGCGTCGAGTTATCTGCCAGGGTACGACCAGCGGACGTATAGCGAAACGATAAAATCGCTATCTGAACAGTTGCAGAATATCCGGAATACTTTTTCTCCCCCCAAGAAATTCAGCTTCAAGAATCGGAAGAAAGATGCTGCGGTCGCAGAGCCAGCAGCTCATGTTACTCAGAAGACAACGGACGAGCAGGATACTACGACTACGACTACGCCGATTGCAGTCCCAGAACAACCTTCAACGCTCTCTCATAAATCCTCCACCCGTATCACACTGCCACCCCCCTCCTCCAACGCCTCCTCGGAACACACCACCTCCTCACCAACCCTCTCCCACCTAACCAAGTGCATCGTCGACCTCTCGCCCGCCACACAAAACGGCACCACCCCCTTCGCCGCCCTGTACCTCCGCGAAATATCCCACTCGCTCATAATATGCGGCCAGGTCGCTGGCGCAATACACATAACAGATGTCTCGGATAGTGTGATAGTGACGGCGTGTCGGCAGTTTCGTATGCATGGGAGTAAGAATGTGGATGTCTATTTGCATAGTTCGAGTCGGCCTATCTTTGAAGACTGTGATGGGTTGAGGTTTGCGCCTTTGCCTGGGGTTTAT ATGACACCGGATATGGCCCAGTCGGACAATCAGTGGGATCAGATTGATGACTTCAAGTGGCTCAAGGCGGAACCAAGTCCACATTTCACCATCCTTCCCAAAGGCGAGCGTGTTGCTGATGAGGTCTGGAGAGACAAAGTACATAGTGGTGATGATGTGGGCTTGCATGATATCCTCAAGGCCGTTGGTGTGCGGTGA